In Plasmodium gaboni strain SY75 chromosome 14, whole genome shotgun sequence, one genomic interval encodes:
- a CDS encoding putative membrane protein (conserved Plasmodium membrane protein, unknown function) gives MGNGNSKVVKTFLLIQNERDFKTKEEKEIYLQMLLTLDNDDIFKNDGNFNVIKNIIDDEANIFVLFKFVMNTLRKLIRNETGEILIQECKICVKIFRNIFPIIQYNYKRFNFFSLLWKEDNVPFFVLQNYKCKNILILHIFNFLLILLFTENICINQKINENQKINEEHIDNNNNITYIKPLVKNYVDIYKLWSSKMICSFLYNKLNVNNNNNNDDKIMNKYSKNIEINEKYRHINLQEENKDHITNKDNCIKTFYSSDNYNKNKIYHISNVDNYEFINDVKRVSYNCNDKNHFNNIQNCEINNANKDISLSSSLHSQINNNNNNNNNYNNNNNNDDVINLEYIKNRTDILKCLLILLSSYMYYNNDKFLKEKNFPLFLFTSGEVYFSANFFLSLLTIIYENEFNYFNFYFYNDTYIEFYNLCIHILNILIDFVPLVFKKNKKKRVHYMNGALKYLQKCKERINDEENKNCEENKNCEDNKNCEDKINNDEKKYDVTYNNNSNNHSCFKYTKPNYHVHIKNKQEKNVKIERDINIDDRNYSSSCCSNESIIYNDFSNDSCFSSSXXXXXXXXXXXXXXXXXXXXXXXXXXXXXXXXXXXXXXXXXXXXXXXXXXXXXXXXXXXXXXXXXXXXXXXXXXXXXXXXXXXXXXXXXXXXXXXXXXXXQINKEYININNKITNDNILYNNEEFYKTISREEYNIRKVDGIIYICLFIILKLSSNKNICKNLNEKYDTKKKIKYNNILKSSYEFDNYIDFVICALNTLINDNIFFLKFERIIDMSITILTNISVYIKSMNTYSCECIINILNKVLKKEWLLSSQHHYYSLFLLLDFINNILSHNLIDNYNLVYMIIKNKHVFFNIHNLNHILKSNYFQGSSTKDYWIPTESWLVSWVNKLPLHFINKIIYDLANMIEIECDEKEILDYNEVVDLIRSHCSKIENKQIPFIIRKYEKNILLSKWLTNYIYFLIFLHMYKKNLFINNGLTFIF, from the exons ATGGGTAACGGGAATAGTAAAGTGGtaaaaacatttttacttatacaaaatgaaagggattttaaaacaaaagaagaaaaagagATTTATTTGCAGATGTTATTAACATTagataatgatgatatttttaagaatGACGGTAATTTTAAtgtaattaaaaatattatagaCGATGAGGCAAATATTTTCGttctttttaaatttgTAATGAATACTTTGAGGAAGCTTATTCGTAATG AAACAGGAGAGATACTTATACAAGAATGTAAAATATGCGTAAAAATATTTCGAAATATATTTCCTATAATTCAATACAATTATAAAAggtttaatttttttagTTTATTATGGAAAGAAGATAATGTTcctttttttgttttacagaattataaatgtaaaaatatattaatactacatatttttaatttcttgttaattttattgtttacagaaaatatatgtataaatcaaaaaataaatgaaaatcaaaaaataaatgaagagcacattgataataataataatatcacatatataaaaccattggtaaaaaattatgtagATATTTACAAATTGTGGTCCAGTAAAATGATATGTagttttttatataacaaattaaatgttaataataataataataatgatgataagATTATGAATAAGTACtctaaaaatattgaaataaatgaaaaatacAGACATATCAATTTacaagaagaaaataaagatCATATTACAAATAAGGACAATTgtataaaaacattttacTCATctgataattataataaaaataaaatatatcatatttcAAATGTAGATAATTATGAATTTATTAATGATGTAAAAAGAGTTTCCTACAATTGTAATGATAAAaatcattttaataatattcagAATTGTGAAATTAATAATGCAAATAAAGATATCTCattatcttcatcattACATTCTCAAATtaacaacaacaataataataataataattataataataataataataatgatgatgtAATAAATcttgaatatattaaaaatagaacggacatattaaaatgcttattaatattattaagttcttatatgtattataataatgataaatttttgaaagaaaaaaattttccTTTATTTCTATTTACTAGTGGAGAGGTATATTTTAGCGCcaattttttcttatcCTTATTGACCATAATTTATGAAAATGaatttaattatttcaatttttatttttataatgataCTTATATTGAATTTTATAATCTATGTATccatatattaaatatattgattGATTTTGTGCCTCTTgttttcaaaaaaaataaaaaaaaaagagtTCACTATATGAATGGTGCTCTcaaatatttacaaaagTGCAAGGAGCGAATAAATGATgaggaaaataaaaattgtgaggaaaataaaaattgtgaggacaataaaaattgtgaggacaaaataaataatgatgaaaagaaatatgatgttacttataataataatagtaataatcATTCATGTTTTAAATATACTAAACCAAATTACCatgttcatataaaaaataaacaagaaaaaaatgttaaGATAGAAAGAGATATTAATATTGATGATAGAAATTATTCAAGTTCATGTTGTTCTAATGAGtctattatttataatgatTTTTCTAATGATTCATGTTTTTCTAGTAGTNNNNNNNNNNNNNNNNNNNNNNNNNNNNNNNNNNNNNNNNNNNNNNNNNNNNNNNNNNNNNNNNNNNNNNNNNNNNNNNNNNNNNNNNNNNNNNNNNNNNNNNNNNNNNNNNNNNNNNNNNNNNNNNNNNNNNNNNNNNNNNNNNNNNNNNNNNNNNNNNNNNNNNNNNNNNNNNNNNNNNNNNNNNNNNNNNNNNNNNNNNNNNNNNNNNNNNNNNNNNNNNNNNNNNNNNNNNNNNNNNNNNNNNNNNNNNNNNNNNNNNNNNNNNNNNNNNNNNNNNNNNNNNNNNNNNNNNNNNNACAAATTAATAAGgaatatatcaatataaataacaaaattaCAAATgacaatatattatataataatgaagagTTTTATAAAACCATTTCACGtgaagaatataatatacgTAAAGTTGATGgtattatctatatttgtttatttattatattaaaattgtcatctaataaaaatatatgtaagaatttaaatgaaaaatatgatacaaaaaaaaaaatcaaatataataacattttaaaaagttCTTATGAAtttgataattatatagatTTTGTAATATGTGCTTTAAATACattaataaatgataacatcttctttttaaaatttgAAAGAATAATTGATATGTCTATTACTATACTTACTAATATAagtgtatatattaaatcaATGAATACATATTCATGTGAATgtataattaatatattaaataaagttttaaaaaaagaatgGTTACTATCTTCACAGcatcattattattctttattccttttattagactttataaataatatattatctcATAACTTAattgataattataatttggtatatatgataatcaaaaataaacatgtgttctttaatatacataatttaAATCATATATTGAAGAGTAATTATTTTCAAGGTTCATCAACCAAAG ATTATTGGATACCCACCGAAAGTTGGCTAGTCAGCTGGGTGAATAAATTACCACtacattttattaacaaaataatttatgACTTAGCTAATATg aTTGAAATTGAATGtgatgaaaaagaaattttaGATTACAATGAAGTGGTAGATTTAATAAGAAGCCATTGTAGTAAGATTGAGAATAAGCAAATACCTTTTATAATAAGgaaatatgaaaaaaatatattattatcaaaatggttaacaaattatatttactttttaatattccttcatatgtataagaaaaatctttttataaataatggtcttacctttatattttaa
- a CDS encoding putative chromatin assembly factor 1 P55 subunit has protein sequence MKKLGNNINNINDNNQNEEAQHNYLGSNIDNYKYWQYNTILLYNVIMIYTCEWPSLFIEWLPKVYKNDEEYAYQDLILGTYTTEKNNYILILEVTLPSEEFSYSSFYYEKINDYRHNFCNDTSKNFRIKNKIYHESEINKISCYPENTDIVACFCSDGNINIFNINDYYNKDDENEIKNDNILTFDKTLKGHLYQGWGLEWDDKNNYISSCGDDSYLCIWDMNTSDKIMYPIVKYFNHNIPLQDCCWNDNNVLSVSENGHINIYDIRNKTVVNSICATNYTLNTIDVNPHNKNIFATGGTNKEIDLWDMRFTNKSLHRIISQKETIIKLKWDKFQPGILSSSTSDKFIYFFDTNKIGIEQTYEDSQDGPPELIFIHGGHSSNILDYSLNNSYSMMISSISEDNTLHIWQPSKQAYEDASDTYDDTEVE, from the exons atgaaaaagttgggtaataatataaacaatataaatgataataatcAGAATGAGGAAGCACAACATAATTATTTAGGTTCAAATAtagataattataaatattggcaatataatactatattattatacaatgttattatgatatatacTTGTGAATGGccttctttatttattgaGTGGTTACCCAAAGTATACAA AAATGATGAAGAGTATGCTTATCAAGATTTAATACTGGGAACATATACGACAGAGAAGAATAActacatattaatattggag GTAACACTTCCCAGTGAAGAGTTTTCATATTCTAGCTTTTATTACGAGAAGATTAATGACTATAGGCACAATTTTTGTAACGACACAAGCAAAAATTTCAGGATAAAGAATAAGATATATCATGAAAgtgaaataaataaaataagtTGTTACCCAGAAAATACCGATATTGTTGCATGTTTTTGTTCAGatggaaatataaatatatttaatataaatgattattataataagGATGATGAAAACGAAATAAagaatgataatatattaacatttGATAAAACATTAAAAGGTCATTTATATCAAGGATGGGGATTAGAATGggatgataaaaataattatatttcttcatGTGGTGATGATTCCTATTTATGTATATGGGATATGAATACAAGtgataaaataatgtatCCAATAgttaaatattttaatcATAATATTCCTTTACAAGATTGTTGTTggaatgataataatgtttTAAGTGTATCAGAAAATGgacatataaatatttatgatataCGTAATAAAACTGTAGTCAATTCTATTTGTGCTACTAATTATACTTTAAATACTATTGATGTAAATCctcataataaaaatatttttgcAACAGGTGGAACAAATAAAGAAATCGATCTATGGGATATGCGTTTTACAAATAAATCATTACATAGAATAATTTCACAAAAAGAAActattattaaattaaaatggGATAAATTCCAACCAGGTATCTTATCATCTTCAACTAGTgataaatttatttatttttttgatacCAATAAAATTGGTATTGAACAAACTTATGAAGATTCACAAGATGGACCACCAGAACTTATTTTCATTCATGGTGGTCATTCATCAAATATATTGGACTATTCCCTGAATAATTCATATTCCATG ATGATTTCCTCTATTAGTGAGGATAACACGCTTCACATTTGGCAACCTTCCAAGCAAGCTTATGAAGATGCATCAGATACATACGACGATACAGAAGTGgaatga
- a CDS encoding putative SF-assemblin — protein sequence MTINSDSSTVSDIHFDDKNDGERNKINDMNLFNDSDFFDEGRNKKKSTCSSDNFYEEMKYDILRIERNINSEVKKRLDANKNIQLLIEQMANNMINNVLNKITTKIESISSDLDKIIHKCEELEKVISQIKVDIPTKIQTDMISLKREIADFQLVINKYLNNKKKRDNILYGKIENISAYLTGKIQSEIAFKQHDISYLKNESDRLLNYDNDEDVNFKNVFLQEVEEIKDALSLTVKAREQSDDDIIQ from the coding sequence ATGACCATCAACAGCGATAGCTCCACAGTCTCTGATATTCACTttgatgataaaaatgacGGTGAgagaaataaaataaatgatatgAACTTATTTAACGATTCTGATTTTTTCGATGAAGGTAGAAATAAGAAGAAAAGCACTTGCAGTAGtgataatttttatgaagaaatgaaatatgatattttaagaattgaaagaaatataaattcagaagttaaaaaaagattGGATGctaataaaaatattcaatTATTAATTGAACAAATGGcaaataatatgataaataatGTTCTCAATAAAATAACTACAAAAATAGAAAGCATATCAAGTGATTTAGataaaattatacataaGTGTGAGGAATTAGAAAAAGTCATATCTCAAATAAAAGTTGATATACCTACTAAAATTCAAACAGATATGATAAGTTTAAAAAGAGAAATAGCTGATTTTCAATTagttataaataaatatcttaataataaaaaaaaaagagataatatcttatatggaaaaattgaaaatattagTGCATACTTAACTGGAAAAATACAAAGTGAAATTGCTTTTAAACAACATGATATATCATATCTTAAAAATGAAAGTGATAGGTTGttaaattatgataatgatGAGGACGTcaattttaaaaatgtatttttaCAAGAAGTAGAAGAGATCAAGGATGCGCTCAGTTTGACTGTTAAGGCAAGGGAACAATCTGACGATGATATAATACAA
- a CDS encoding hypothetical protein (conserved Plasmodium protein, unknown function): protein MNEKKKLDIIRNMLGELLGKKEDGNKKINEKKDKLKKKYIEKSKRVLHFYRNYMNVLEKEELDKFENFYNMVLNNSFDYSKKDNIDIYMYCNVYPILKRTFESFVSYVSNLLQHKNDDNYKKIINNFDPILLFSQYIIRLTDDDDDDENECSLNEINNNMQIYIRDTHDIEKNEINYNMYSTIKKEDNYIEDEYYKSDEKYIKGTSIKNKDILGRNKIKNHIKDFYNTYDNLIEEKKLKEQQKRKEIMKNIYEKKNILSQEEISLYENYYEENIKIKTSIRYRKKKNFNSTSYIHINNSNNSSNHFLNTFNISLDLKESIDSVICQEGIINRENKIQVKELKNINDNMRCKNFTNGSYNIKKDDNINLEEYKNINNIESMENIENIDNIDNIDNIDNINNIIKLIECQENSYIEKRIYLLLNKWVKEENGRKFIIHNKSKIEPLFNEYKKKNYIVTDRDIIPLLFFIDKKLYLNYSLVHPYNYNYFYYIFHLNSSFYCADTNSITFEELWNFLVSNLPLNNYLYKEDILIGLQKYEKKKQLHKNYIFTVTFIKNFLLFILIEIFFMLSYIIKTHYYKYIFDYIYLEKNINDVKKTEQNINQNVKEIDQDEKIKTKKKKKNNNNNNSNNNNSNIISSSNNNDNFFLYITTSFSSFLSSSSSPSSTSDVSSPTSITYKSVENNEYVENKEDVIKEPIEEQQDNNYTIFNHDKVLQRNTEGVCDENAICNNIESKILNTNHKYETNENNIEEDKKEEYFISNQLNGFINFLLLLWGINITFDDINHEEFLITEELSTDTENNFINVDTNYSTNGLTTTNNNNNNNDNNDNNNYHSDSNNYEDDDEKLKSINQTNKKVKHKKKDIRNNYNLHDTNDENGEEKMISASEKKTQNLYNKNYKSDSNINISIKKYKKNTQKKNKNEERTKSLIIINRKRNNXXXXXXXXXXXXXXXXXXXXXXXXXXXXXXXXXXXXXXXXXXXXXXXXXXXXXXXXXXXXXXXXXXXXXXXXXXXXXXXXXXXXXXXXXXXXXXXXXXXXNNNNKIYKNLIDNDNTHQQNNNIFDYNKNYVKDQKYLNDEKYMNDYKEYYEFKEKYKQNNYEHIIKNFIHSIVKQLKPYKKNYYNKIIKIINNNKLQNVFINIFEKQNSNIQNKNDDTHKKLEELHIFDQNKIKNNIHENFENNNYNNDNISHINNYNDNNINNNIEDQKIKRNENSSCNIQSHVNCVEENKMKENSSFEIVTREKYISYIIYFTQTYIKKKKKKKKKYIQDKNISSINILKNEQKKNTFIDSILTLCNFKLYKKKFLNKFNSENIYILLFFVYYVNKQIDDLLTCNLLPKKK from the coding sequence atgaatgaaaaaaaaaaacttgATATCATCCGTAATATGCTAGGAGAACTTCTGGGCAAAAAAGAAGATGggaataaaaaaataaatgaaaagaaagataaattaaaaaagaaatatattgaaaaatCTAAAAGAGTTCTACATTTTTATagaaattatatgaatGTGTTAGAAAAAGAGGAATTAGATAAATTTGAAAACTTTTATAATATGGTATTAAACAATTCTTTTGATTATTctaaaaaagataatatagatatttatatgtattgTAATGTATATCCTATATTAAAGAGAACATTTGAATCATTTGTTTCTTATGTTTCTAATTTATTACaacataaaaatgatgataattataaaaaaattataaataattttgatccaatattattgttttcTCAATATATTATACGCTTAActgatgatgatgatgatgatgaaaatgaatGTTCATTAAATGAGataaataacaatatgCAAATATATATCAGAGATACACATgatattgaaaaaaatgagatTAATTATAACATGTATTCAACcattaaaaaagaagataattatatagaggatgaatattataagagtgatgaaaaatatattaaggGTACTAgcataaaaaataaagacATTTTAGGAAGgaacaaaattaaaaatcATATTAAAGACTTTTATAATACTTATGATAACTTAATAgaagaaaagaaattaaaagaacaacaaaaaagaaaagaaattatgaaaaatatttatgaaaaaaaaaatattttatcgCAAGAGGAAATTTctttatatgaaaattattatgaagaaaatatcaaaataaaaacatcTATTCGTTataggaaaaaaaaaaattttaattcgacatcatatattcatataaacAATTCTAATAATTCGTCAAACCATTTTCTAAATACGTTTAATATATCACTAGATTTGAAAGAATCCATAGATTCGGTTATATGTCAAGAGGGTATAATAAATagagaaaataaaatacaagtgaaagaattaaaaaatattaatgataatatgaggtgtaaaaattttacaaatggatcttataatataaaaaaggatgataatataaatctagaagaatataaaaatattaataatattgaaagtatggaaaatattgaaaatatagaCAATATTGACAATATTGACAATATTGacaatattaataatattattaaacTTATAGAATGTCAGGAAAACTCCTATATTGAAAAACGAATTTacttattattaaataaatgggttaaagaagaaaatggtaggaaatttattatacataataaatcaaaaattgaacctttatttaatgaatataaaaaaaaaaattatattgtTACTGATAGGGATATAATaccattattattttttatagataaaaaattatatttaaattattctCTAGTACATccatataattataattatttttattatatttttcatttaaattcttctttttattGTGCTGATACTAATAGTATTACATTTGAAGAATTATGGAATTTCTTAGTTTCCAATCTAcctttaaataattatttatataaagaagatattttaataggtctacaaaaatatgaaaaaaaaaaacaacttcataagaattatatttttactGTAACctttattaaaaattttctactttttattttaatagagatatttttcatgttatcatatataattaaaacgcattattataagtatatcttcgattatatatatttagaaaaaaatataaatgatgtAAAAAAGACTGAACAAAATATCAACCAAAATGTGAAAGAGATAGATCaagatgaaaaaattaaaacaaaaaaaaaaaaaaaaaataataataataataatagtaataataataatagtaatattattagtagtagtaataataatgataattttttcctttatattaccacttctttttcttcttttctTTCCTCGTCTTCTTCACCTTCATCTACATCTGATGTTTCTTCTCCCACGTCCATAACATATAAAAGTgtagaaaataatgaatatgTTGAAAATAAGGAAGATGTAATAAAAGAACCTATTGAAGAACAAcaagataataattatacTATATTTAATCATGATAAGGTTCTTCAAAGGAACACAGAAGGTGTATGTGATGAAAATGCcatatgtaataatattgaaagtaaaatattaaatacaaaccataaatatgaaacaaatgaaaataatatagaagAAGATAAGAAAGAggaatattttatatcaaaTCAGTTAAATGgatttattaattttttattgcTCCTTTGGGGTATTAATATAACCtttgatgatataaatCATGAAGAATTTTTAATTACAGAAGAACTATCAACAGATACggaaaataattttataaatgtgGATACAAATTATTCTACAAATGGGCTTACTACTAccaataataataataataataatgataataatgataataataattatcataGTGATAGTAACAATTATgaagatgatgatgaaaaattaaaaagcATTAACcaaacaaataaaaaagtaaaacataaaaagaaagatattagaaataattataatttacatgatacaaatgatgaaaacggagaagaaaaaatgataaGCGCATCTGAAAAAAAGACACAAAATTTATAcaacaaaaattataaaagtgatagtaatataaacatatcaataaaaaaatacaaaaaaaatacccaaaaaaaaaacaaaaatgaggaaagaacaaaaagtttgataataataaatagAAAAAGGAATAATAANNNNNNNNNNNNNNNNNNNNNNNNNNNNNNNNNNNNNNNNNNNNNNNNNNNNNNNNNNNNNNNNNNNNNNNNNNNNNNNNNNNNNNNNNNNNNNNNNNNNNNNNNNNNNNNNNNNNNNNNNNNNNNNNNNNNNNNNNNNNNNNNNNNNNNNNNNNNNNNNNNNNNNNNNNNNNNNNNNNNNNNNNNNNNNNNNNNNNNNNNNNNNNNNNNNNNNNNNNNNNNNNNNNNNNNNNNNNNNNNNNNNNNNNNNNNNNNNNNNNNNNNNNNNNNNNNNNNNNNNNNNNNNNNNNNNNNNNNtaataataataataaaatatataaaaatttaatagataatgataatactcatcaacaaaataataacatatttgattataataaaaattatgtaaaggaccaaaaatatttaaatgatgaaaaatatatgaatgattataaagaatattatgAATTTAAAGAAAAGTACAAACAAAACAATTATGAACatattatcaaaaattTCATACATTCAATTGTGAAACAATTAAAACcttacaaaaaaaattattataataagattattaaaatcataaacaataataaaCTACAAAATGtattcataaatatatttgaaaaacAAAATAGTAACATacaaaacaaaaatgatgatacacataaaaaattagaagaattacatatattcgatcaaaataaaataaaaaataatatacacgaaaattttgaaaacaataattacaacaatgataatatatcaCACATTAACAATTATAATGACAAcaacataaataataatatagaagatcaaaaaattaaaagaaatgaGAATTCATCATGTAATATACAATCACATGTGAATTGTgtagaagaaaataaaatgaaagaaaatTCTTCTTTTGAAATTGTAACaagagaaaaatatatatcatatataatatattttacacaaacttatattaagaaaaaaaaaaaaaaaaaaaaaaaatatatacaagataaaaacatatcatctattaacattttaaagaatgaacaaaaaaaaaatactttTATCGATAGTATATTAACATTATGTAAtttcaaattatataaaaaaaaatttcttaataaatttaattctgagaatatttatatattactcttttttgtttattatgtaaataaacaaatagATGATTTGTTGACTTGTAATCTTttaccaaaaaaaaaataa